The genomic window CGCCGAGGCGGTGCACGACGCGCCGCCGGGCACGGTGCTGGTGATCAGCAGCGGGGGCTATCCCGACGTCTCGCACGCCGGTGGGGTCAAGCTCTCCCGGGCGCAGCGCCACCAGCTCGCGGGCGTGCTGGCCGACGGTCAGCTGCGCGACTTCGCCGAGCTCGCGTCGATGGACTTCGCGACGTGGTGCCGTGGCGAGGCGGTGCGCTGGGGCGGGGACAGCGTGATGCCGGCTGCTGCAAACGTCACGGTCGAGGTAGCCGGCGTGACCATCGTTCCCGGTGACTATGTCTATGTGGACTCGGCCGGTGGCGTGGTCATCCCCGCGGCCAGCCTCGAGACGGTGCTCACCGAGGCTGAGACGATCGTGCGGGACGACGAGGGCTATCAGCGCAAGATCGAGTCAGGAGACATGACCTAGTCCCAGGACATCTGCTGACCGGGGTCAATGTGCGCGCGGCATGTCATCGATAGATCTCGGTTGTCGGCCATCAGTCGCGCAGCGTGGCGAGGATCTCTTCCCTGCCCAGGAGCTACATCCCGTCAGCCGCCAACATCTAGCCTTGGCTTCCCCGCTGACGCGACGGGGGCACACTCGGTGCTGTGACGAGGGCGTCGACGTCAACGAGCCCGCTCCCGACGTGGTTCCACTACAGAAGCGCAGGGACGGCCTGGCGAGGGGCGCTGGTGCTTGGCTTCTCAGTCTCCGACTCCAGTGATGCGGCGCAACTCGGCGAGGTGTGAGTGCAGTGCAGCCCGCCCGGTGTCGGTCAGGCTCAGCCACGTCCGCGCCCGTCCATGCTCCTTCTCCTTGTGGGTACGAACGTAGGCGGCGTCCACCAGGACCTTGAGGTGCTTGCTGACGACGTAGTCGCTGACACCGAGGGTCTCTTGCACGGTGGCGAAGTCGACGGAGTCCACCTCTGCCAGCAGCGCACAGATGTGCAGCCTGTTGCGGGCATGGATGACCTCATCGAACCTGGGAGCGTCGCTCACGTCTAAGCGCTCCTCCCGAAGGCGGGAAAATCCCCACGAGCGAGGCGCTGGTCGATCCACTGCTCGTAGAGGTAGGTGACGACGAACCCGACTGCGGCACCGACCAGCGGCGCCAGGTCGATGTCGGCGAAGACCTGCAGGGATACGCAGGTCACAAGCAAGCCGATCAGTGCCATCGAGGGAACAGTCCAACCGTTCGTGTATCGGTCGAAGGAGGCGCCCGTGCTGCGCCGCAGGATCTCACGCAAGAACACCGGACCCACGACCGCTGCCAGCACTACCAGGGAAGCTCCGGTGCTGAAGGAGCCGAAGGAGATGCTCTCGTACGGCATGCCGGCACCGATGAAGAGTGCGGCTACGACAAGGGCGGATACAACCTTGTACCACCACGGCGTGGCCAGCCGGTTCCCGAACCGGGCTCGGATGTTGTCCAGGTCGCGCAGTGCCCCCCGGGCGTCGTCGGCGTTGCCCTTGTCCCCGTCGGCTTCGACGCCCGCAGAATCGAAATCGTGATTTGCCATAGTGGCAAGTTAAGGCATAACTTGCCGTCTTGGCAAGCCAGGCGGCGGTAGACCAGGCGCGGACACTGAGCCCTGAGTGACGTCTGCGCCCCGAGGCCTGCCCGAGCTCAGGGGAGCAGCGTGAAGGAGTGCGCATGACGGGGGCGCACCACGGTGAAATGGCGGCGGTCAACCGTCGCGATCTCGGTGACGCCCAGACGTTCCGCGGTGGCGACTACCGACGCATCAACTGTGCCGAGCGGGAGGTCGCGGTAGCGGGAGACGAGCTCAGCGATGCGGAGCCAATCTGCAGCGGCCACAGGCGCAACGGTGAAGGCCCCGCCGGCGAGGTCGCCCAGGAAGCGGACCTCCGGCTCGACACCCAGCCGGGTCGAGAGCAGGTAGGCCACCTCAGTGATGACCAGGCTCGGCACCACCAACTGGCCCGGGTGGGTCTCAAGCAGCTCCAGCGACGCAGCGTGGTGTGCGTCGTCGGCGTCGACGTAGGCATAGAGCGGCCCTGCGTCGACCACGAGCGCGGCTATCGCGGCACCTCAGCAGCGAGGATCTGCTCGATGCGTTCGGAGACGTCGCTGCGCCCGCTGCGCCCCGCGGCGGCGGCCCCGAGCTCACGGCGCGGCCCTGAGGTCCCCAGGAACGTCTCCAAGGCCTCGCGGGTGAGCTCCGAGATGGTCACACCCCGACGCTCAGCCTCGTGACGCAGCCGGGCGTCCAAGGCGTCAGGGATCTTCACGGTCGTTCGCTTCATGTATGCCAGCATACCGTTCGAGAGTGGCGACACGCCGAACGTGACACGCGGGTTGCTGAAGACGTTCAGCGCGCTGACCTGCGGCGTCACACCAGCCCCAGAATCGGTCGGGCGAGTCCTATTGCGTCTAGCGCTAGGTCGTGCCTAGGATCCCTATATCTAGTAGTTACAGCAGTGTGGTTCGTCCACATGTTGTGCACAGAGCGGATGGCGTGACCCACATGTCATCCACAGGTAGTCCCCATCGTTACGCACAATCACACGCACATCCCCAACCATCGGAGGAGGTCAGAGATGCACTGTCCGTTCTGTCGTCATACTGACTCTCGCGTGGTGGACAGCCGCGTCCAGGAGGACGGGACCGTCATCCGGCGCCGTCGCCAGTGCCCGGAGTGCGGGCGTCGGTTCGGCACGGTCGAGTCGGCCACGCTCGCCGTCACCAAGCGCTCTGGCGCGACCGAGCCCTTCAGCCGGGAGAAGGTGCTGACGGGTGTGCGCAAGGCCTGTCAGGGCCGGCCGGTCAGCGAGGACGAGCTGCAGATCCTGGGCCAGCAGGTCGAGGAGACGATCCGGGCACAGGGGCAGGCCGAGATCGACGCCCACGAGGTGGGTCTGGCGATCCTGGCGCCGCTGCGGTGCCTGGACGAGGTGGCCTACCTGCGGTTCGCGAGCGTCTATCAGGCGTTCGACTCGTTGGAGGATTTTGAGGGGGCGATCACCCTGCTGCGCGCCGAGCGCGAGGCGACGGGGAGCGAGCCCGACACGGCAGCGAGTATGCCGTAGCGCAAGCACGTTTCCCCAGGTCACCGACTCTGTCGGTGGTGGGTGGGACGGTGGGTGGGAACCACCGGAGCAGGACTAGAAGCACCGCACGAGACGTTGAAACAACAGGGTCAGCACACACCAAAGAGGAGTTAAGGATTATGACGGAGACGAGCGCCGCACGCTCCCGCTCACGACGGGCCGGCAAGGGTCTGAAGATCGAGCGCATCTACACCACGCCGGGGGTGCACCCCTATGACGAGGTGACCTGGGAGAAGCGTGATGTCGTCCAGCAGAACTGGAAGACGGGCGCGACGATCTTTGACCAGCGCGGCGTGGAGTTCCCGGACTTCTGGTCGGCCAACGCCTCCACCATCGTGACGACGAAATACTTCCGCGGCGCCCTCGGCACCGAGGCCCGCGAGACCGGCCTCAAGCAGCTCGTCGACCGGGTTGTGCTGACCTATGTCAAGGCGGGCAAGGAGCACGGCTACTTCGCGACCGATGAGGACGCGGAGATCTTTGAGCACGAGCTGACCTATGCGCTCATCCACCAGATCTTCAGCTTCAACTCCCCGGTGTGGTTCAACGTCGGCACCGCCAGCCCCCAGCAGGTCTCGGCGTGCTTCATCCTCTCCGTGGACGACTCGATGGACTCGATCCTCAACTGGTACAAGGAGGAGGGCTTCATCTTCAAGGGCGGCTCCGGTGCCGGCCTGAACCTCTCGCGCATCCGCTCCTCCAAGGAGCTGCTCTCCTCCGGTGGCACCGCCTCCGGCCCGGTCTCCTTCATGCGTGGGGCCGACGCCTCCGCCGGCACCATCAAGTCCGGTGGCGCGACCCGCCGTGCGGCCAAGATGGTCGTCCTCGACGTGGACCACCCGGACATCGAGGAGTTCATCGAGACCAAGGCCCAGGAGGAGAACAAGATCCGCGCCCTGCGCGACGCGGGCTTCGACATGGACCTCGGCGGCAAGGACATCGTGTCCGTGCAATACCAGAACGCCAACAACTCGGTCCGTGTCTCCGACGAGTTCATGCGCGCGGTCGAGGAGGGCGATGAGTTCGGCCTGCGCTCGCGCATGGACGGCTCGGTCATCGAGACCGTCGACGCCCGCGGCCTGTTCGACAAGATGGCCAAGGCCGCATGGGAGTGCGCCGACCCGGGCATCCAATATGACGACACGATCAACGACTGGCACACCAACCCCGAGACCGGCCGGATCACCGCCTCCAACCCGTGCTCCGAATACATGTCGCTGGACAACTCGTCCTGCAACCTGGCCTCGCTCAACCTGCTGAAGTTCCTGCGCGACGACAACACCTTCGACGTGCCGAAATACCAGGCCGTCGCCGAGCTGGTCATCACCGCGATGGACATCTCGATCTGCTTCGCCGACTTCCCGACCGACCCGATCGGGGAGACGACCCGCAACTATCGCCAGCTGGGCATCGGCTATGCCAACCTCGGCGCGCTGCTGATGGCCACCGGCCGCGGCTATGACTCCGAGGGTGGCCGCGCGCTGGCCGCCTCGCTGACCTCGCTGCTGACCGGTGCGGCCTACAAGCGCTCGGCCGAGCTGGCCGGCGTGGTCGGCCCCTACAACGGCTATGCCCAGAACGCCGACGCGCACAAGCGCGTCATGCGCAAGCACCAGGCTGCCAACGACGAGATCCGCACCGTGCACGTGATGGACTCCGACATCCACAAGGCCGCCACCAAGGCCTGGGACGCGGTCGTGAAGGTGGGGGACAAGCAGGGCTATCGCAACGCCCAGGCCTCCGTCCTGGCGCCGACCGGCACCATCGGCTTCATGATGGACTGCGACACCACCGGCATCGAGCCGGACTTCTCACTGGTCAAGTTCAAGAAGCTGGTCGGCGGCGGCTCGATGCAGATCGTCAACCAGACCATCCCGCGTGCGCTGAAGATGCTGGGCTATGCCGAGGAGACCATCGAGGCCATCGTCGAGCACATCGCCGACAAGGGTCACGTCATCGACGCCCCGGGCCTGAAGACCGAGCACTACGAGATCTTCGACACCGCGATGGGTGAGCGCTCCATCAAGCCGATGGGCCACGTGCGGATGATGGCTGCGGTGCAGCCGTTCCTGTCCGGCGCCATCTCCAAGACGGTCAACCTTCCGGAGGAGGCCACGGTCGAGGAGATCGCCGACGTCTACCTGCAGGGCTGGAAGCTCGGTCTGAAGGCTTTGGCCGTTTATAGAGACAACTGCAAGGTCGGCCAGCCGCTGTCCGACGGAGGCTCCACCGCCAAGGACAAGGCTGCCGGCGCGGCCGAGGCCAAGGTCGAGAAGGTCGTGGAGTACCGCCCGGTCCGCAAGCGCCTGCCCAAGCGCCGCACCAGCCAGACCACGTCGTTCTCCGTCGGCGGCGCCGAGGGTTATCTGACCGCAGGCACCTATGACGACGAGACCCTCGGCGAGATCTTCCTGAAGTTTGGCAAGCAGGGCTCGACCCTGGCCGGCGTGATGGACGCCTTCTCGATCGCGGTCTCGATCGGCCTGCAGTATGGCGTGCCGCTGGAGACCTTCGTCGAGAAGTTCACCAACCTGCGCTTCGAGCCGGCCGGTCTGACCGACGACCCGGACGTGCGCATGGCGCAGTCGATCATGGACTATGTCTTCCGCCGCCTGGCGCTGGACTACCTGGACTTCGAGGCTCGCGACTACATGGGCATCCACTCCGCGGAGGAGCGCACCCGTGAGCTAGAGACCGGCTCCTACCAGACGGGTTCGGACTCGGGTGACTCGGACGACGAGGCCCTAGAGGACGAGCTGGAGTCCTACAGCCAGTCCGTGGCCACCTCCACCAAGAAGGCGGAGAAGCCTGAGACCGAGGACAAGGCTGCTGCCGCCATCCGCCCGGTCGAAGCGCAGATCCACTCCTCGGCCGACCTGATGGACAAGTTCCAGGGCAAGTCGGCCGATGCGCCGATGTGCATGACCTGCGGCACGAAGATGCAGCGTGCCGGCTCCTGCTATGTCTGCGAGGGCTGCGGCTCCACCAGCGGTTGCAGCTGACAAGCTGACCGCCCACGAGATCCGCCGTGGTGCGGGGGAGTAACCAACCTCCCCCGCACCACGGCGGCGCCAACTGTCAACGACGACGGAGAGTGGCTAGCAGGTCGGCAACCTGGTCCGCCGCCTCAGAAGGATGGACGTGTTACCAGATACGCAGGCTCACGAAGCCGAGGTCCTCAAGCCTGCGATCTGTGTTTGCGTCCCGAGCCTGATTGGCGGTCAGCGTCCAGTCCCACCACTCCCGGTTGGTCTGTGGCGTCGCCCAGTGCGTCGGGCAGCCGTGCCAGAAGCAGGCGAATGCAACCGGTCGTCGCAACAGTGGGCTCTGATTCTGGTACGTGCTGGGCATAGATCTCGGCGGGGCTCTTCTAGCCGTGCCGCTTGCGTGGCCGGTCGTTGAGTAGCTCTTCGTCTTTGAGGGTGGGGTATGGCGACGCGCCGTAGGGCGGGGTGAGCTGGGGATGGGGTCGAGGTCCTCGATGATCAGGGGACTTCTACCTCTCCCGATCTCAAGGACCTAGACGTGTCTGAGCCTACGTCGTGCTGCCGCATTCCTGGCGCGGGCGGCGCGTACTGCGAGAACTGTGACTTGCTCGTCGGCTTGAACGGGCTGCATGTGCTCGAGGTCGAACGCGTGCCTGATCTGCTTACCGTGACGGTGGAGTCCGAGCCGGTCCCGGTCGTGTGACCTGCGTGCGGGGTGGTGGCCCAGTCCCACGGTCGGCGGGTCGTGCGCTTGGTCGACGCGCCGTGCTTCGGCACCCCGGTCGTGCTGACCTGGCGCAAGCGCCGCTATCGGTGCCGGGAGACGCTGTGTAGCAGGGGCACCTTCACCGAGCAGGACCTCGACCTGGCCCGGCCGCGTGGGTTGCTGACCACCCGGGCGGCCCGGTGGGCGATCGGGCAGATCCGCCGGGAGCACGCCAGAGTGCAGGGCGTGGCCCGCCAGCTCGGCACGGCCTGGCGCACGGTGCGGGCGGCGATCAAGCCGATCCTGACCGCCGCGGCGGCCGAAGAGACCCGGTTCGCCGCGGTCGCCACCCTCGGGGTCGATGAGCACATCTGGCACCACGTCTCCACCAGGGCGGTCGCCGACGGCGGCCGCGGACCGAAGGGGCTGACTGGCATGGTCGACCTGTCCGTCGATGAGAACGGCCAGGTCAGGGCCCGGTTGCTGGACCTGGTCCAGGGCCGGACGAAGGCCGCCTACAGGGACTGGTTGAACGCGCGGGGCGAGCACTTCAAGGCCGGTGTCGAAGTGGCCACCCTCGACCCGTTCCAGGGGTACAAGGTGGCGATCGATGAGGAGCTGGCCAAGGCGACCGCCGTCCTGGACGTCGTCCACGTCGTCGCGCCCGGCACCCAGTGCGTGGACGAAGTGAGGCGCCGGGTGCAGCAGGCCACCACCGGACTCCGCGGTCGCAAAGGCGACCCCTTGTACGGGATCCAGAACATCCCGCGTGCCAGCGAAGAGAACCTCACCGACAAGCAACGAGGCCGCATCGAGCGAACGTTCGCGGTCCGCGAGGCCCACGAGGAGGTCGACCTGACCTGGCAGGCCGCCCAGCTGCTCCGCTCGGCCTACAAGGACGCTGACAAGACCGAGGGCAAGAAAATCGCCGAGCGCATCCTCACCTCGTTCCCGTCCTGCCCGACCCCCGAGATCGCACGACTCGGGCGGTCCCTACGAACGTGGAAGGAGGCGTTTCTGGCCTGCTTCGACACCGGCGCCAGCAACGGCGGCACCGAAGCCATCAACGGCCTCATCGAGCTCCACCACCGCCTCGCCCGCGGCCTGACCAACTTCGAGAACTACCGCCTACGCATGCTCCTCATCGGCGGAGGCCTGAACCTATGACCCCACCCTCAAAGACGAAAAGCCCGTTGAGTCGGTCCTGCACGGCATGATCGCCGCCTACCGGGCCCCCGACCGCGCCGGCGGCCGCACGCAGATGAGGTCCGTGATCGCCGCACTCGCCGAGGGTGTGCCCCGCCCCGCTGGTCGAGCTGCGCAATTTGGGCCGCACCCTCGTCCGCCGCGCCTGCGACGTCCTGGCCTACTTCGACCGGCCTCGCACCAATGGACCACCGAAGCCGGGAACGGTCGCCTTGAGCACCTCCACGGACTGGCCCTCGGCTTCCGCAACCTCACCCACTACATCGCCCGAGCACTCCTGGAAGCCGGCGGATTCAGACCCCAAACTACACCCTGGAATGTGAAGAGCCCCTTAGATCAAGCGGCTCACCCATCAACCACACCCTGTCGGCAGGACAGCCAGACGATGCGCGAGGTCAGTCCGTTGGACACTGAAGTTCCCGCGACTAAGACCTACAACCGTCAGGCAACTCCTGCACCGCGGCTACCGATCCTAGGCTGGGCTGCTGAGAGACCTGCAAACGCGCTGCCGACGGTCGCACAGGGGCGCAGTAGGAAGCCATCCTGGCTCCCCGGTGTCCCGTGGGACGGGAATGGGCGGCCCAACGGTGGTTCATCAGGATACTGCCGACCGATTACAAACAAGCGTCTGCGCAACTGGGGAACGCCGTAGTCGGTTGCATGCAGGACATGGTGTTCAGTTGCGTAGCCAATGGAGGCAGCCTCCTGTTTGATGAACTTGAGAGCCCCACCTTTAGCGTTCGAAACCAGTCCTGGAACATTCTCCAGCACGAAATACTTGGGCCGGAGTTCAGCTGCTATTCGCAAATACTCTCGCACTAACATTCCGCGCGGGTCGTCGACCCCCCGCTGCTTTCCTGCTGCGCTGAAGGGTTGGCATGGAGGTCCGCCAAATAGCACATCGATATGTCCACGACGAGCTAGGTCGCGCCCACTGATATCGGTGATGCTCGCATTAATCACGTCGGTTGTAGGGAAGTTGTTGCGCAGAGTTTCAGCGAATGTTGGAACATACTCGTTTGCGCTCACGATCGTGAAGTAGTCTTTGAAGCCCAAGTCCATTCCGCCAGCTCCAGAGAAAAGGCTCACTGCATTGAGCTCCCTACGGGGCGCGTGTCGCCGGAGCCGTTGTTGCACCAATGCTGCCACAGCCCTGGCGAGACCAACAGGAACCGCGTTACCAATCTGAAGTTGGACGTTTGTGATGGTGCCGGCAAATGAGTGACTGTCGGGGAACTGTTGAAGACGTGCTGCCTCCCGCGGGGTAATGTACCGATCCTCGCTGGGGTGTGCAAACTTGTTGAAGATATAGGCAGTAATGGTGTTAGACGGCAGTGCAGGATCGAGTCTGAGGAGACGGAGATTGGGGCCACCAGTCTTCTTTTCGCCGATCCTAATGTACGAATCATGCCAGAGGTGTCTCGGTATATCTTTCATGCGCCCGCCGACCGGAAGATGGCGGATTCGCTCCACGACTAGCGGTGAGTTAGTGCTGTATGTGTGGAGGCTGTCAATTGCCGAATGCATAAATTTCCTCGAGGGTACGGTTCCGAAAATGTGACCTTGTAAAACAAATCAAAGCGTCGAAGAGGTTATAGAGGTGAGGGGTCTCGATAACTGTCTCGGCTTCGTTCCTCGCGATCACGTAACTGCGAGTCTGGCCGTCAAGGGTCCACACTAAATCTTCCAGTTCACCGAGGTAGTCATCATGATGCTTCACGGCGTGAATATTGGATACGAGGGCGGCGAAGACGTCTCTTTGGCCACTAGGGAAGAACTCCTTGTAATGAGTAGATATCTTAAGCACCTGGTATATTCCCTTCTTTACGTCGTCTGTTCGATCGAGCCCGACGGAACTCTTACCATCGCTGATACTCTCGTAACCTTGCCCCGTGCGGCGAGGCCAGCCTTCCGGCCGCGGGCTGGGGGTCCCGCACCCGTTAGTCAGCCAGTAGGTTTGGCTGCGGTTCTGGGCGTTAGCGTAACCTTCGAAAGTTCGTCCCCATGAATCGGTAAACAGATGGAAGTTCTCGATATCGGCGAGCCATTCGAGGATTTCTGAGTAGTGGTCTTGTGTTGTGAATCGATGCGGACTCCCGACTGGAATCGTGAGCTGTGGGTCAATTATGAGGTGTGCGCTCTGGTCGTTAGGTGTGGTAGCCATAGTGTGGGGCGGCTTCGGAACAACCTCACCGATATCGTCATCTAGGACGGTCAGCCTTGTCGTCGGGATAACAATCGGGAAGGGCATTAGCGGCGCTGACTTGATCTCGAAGAGTCCAAGTATTTGCGGCCCCAGGAGCACGGCGTCGACCATGCCATTATCAGAAAGGGTCCGGACCTCGTAGCTGGCGCCCTTTGCGTACTTGGCTTGCCGATCGAGAAATGCCGATATTATCGTACTAGTCGCTTTGCCAATGCTGGCTGATTGAGGCTTTCCGGCACGCAGGTGAATGAAGGAGCCGTTAAGGGTGCACGTCGGGCACGCATTCACGAATGGATATACCAAGTACGGGTCGCTCCCGGCGTCACAGTAGTACCAAGAGTCGGTTGGGACGCGTTCCAGGTACAGCGCCGTTACTGCCAGATCGAAGAGCGCTGCAAGTGCAAGTCCGATCGGTTTGTCACGTGTTACATGCATCCTGGCAACATCGTACGCATCGCGGACAAAAGCTGCGGGGAAGGTGCTGTAGTCTATTTCGGAGGTCTTGTCTAGCAAGTCTCTTATGTTGCTAAACTCCTCAACGGGTTCGGTCATGGGTTGCCCTTCTGTGTCTGAGGCATGCTAGCCCGCGTCAGGGACAGGGCACGAGTGGCGTGCCGGCGTGGCCCAAGTTCGCAACCGGTCGGGCCAGGGAGATGCTGCGCAGCGCAGTTCATACGCCCCGCGGCGCCGCTACGTGAGGCCCGCGAGCCAGCGGGCTGAATCTCTTGCGTTCGCACGCTGCTTCCTGGCGGAGCCGACCTGGGTGTGTGGCGCAGTGACCGGAGCCGGCACGTGCGTACGGAGCGGCGTACTACGGGCACCCCCTAATCGCCGCCGCCGCCCGTACCGTAGCCGATGTGTCGGTCACCGTTCGGCGGAACGATAACAGCGGGTGGATCGCCAACGGATAATTGCTGCCTACCGCGACCCGACCGCGTGCGGCGCCCGGACGCAGATCAGGTCCGTGATCGACGCCCTGACCGAGGGCATGCTCAGGCCACTGGTCGAGTTGCGCAACCTGGGGCCGGACCCTGGCTCGACGCGCCTGCGACGTCTTGGACTCGATCCACCGATGATCTTGGAGCGGGAGCGTGCCGTAACAGATGAATGCCCTGCCGTGCTGGGAGATTGGGCCTTACGACGGTTTCAAACTTCCACACGCGGGAGGGCGTGCCTGGGTTGAAACTCTCTCACCCGTTCTGGACCGACTCCGAGCTCTTGGACGACCCGAACCTGGTGTCGACCGCGGCGGGGCTGGTCCCAGTGATGTCACTTGGCTGATCGCAGTGGTTGGGTGCGTTGGCCCAGGAGCATCTGTTCTAACTTGCACAGTACTGGCAGCCAGGGGACCGGGTCTGTGACCTGGGGCTTGCCGGG from Ornithinimicrobium cryptoxanthini includes these protein-coding regions:
- a CDS encoding vitamin B12-dependent ribonucleotide reductase; translation: MTETSAARSRSRRAGKGLKIERIYTTPGVHPYDEVTWEKRDVVQQNWKTGATIFDQRGVEFPDFWSANASTIVTTKYFRGALGTEARETGLKQLVDRVVLTYVKAGKEHGYFATDEDAEIFEHELTYALIHQIFSFNSPVWFNVGTASPQQVSACFILSVDDSMDSILNWYKEEGFIFKGGSGAGLNLSRIRSSKELLSSGGTASGPVSFMRGADASAGTIKSGGATRRAAKMVVLDVDHPDIEEFIETKAQEENKIRALRDAGFDMDLGGKDIVSVQYQNANNSVRVSDEFMRAVEEGDEFGLRSRMDGSVIETVDARGLFDKMAKAAWECADPGIQYDDTINDWHTNPETGRITASNPCSEYMSLDNSSCNLASLNLLKFLRDDNTFDVPKYQAVAELVITAMDISICFADFPTDPIGETTRNYRQLGIGYANLGALLMATGRGYDSEGGRALAASLTSLLTGAAYKRSAELAGVVGPYNGYAQNADAHKRVMRKHQAANDEIRTVHVMDSDIHKAATKAWDAVVKVGDKQGYRNAQASVLAPTGTIGFMMDCDTTGIEPDFSLVKFKKLVGGGSMQIVNQTIPRALKMLGYAEETIEAIVEHIADKGHVIDAPGLKTEHYEIFDTAMGERSIKPMGHVRMMAAVQPFLSGAISKTVNLPEEATVEEIADVYLQGWKLGLKALAVYRDNCKVGQPLSDGGSTAKDKAAGAAEAKVEKVVEYRPVRKRLPKRRTSQTTSFSVGGAEGYLTAGTYDDETLGEIFLKFGKQGSTLAGVMDAFSIAVSIGLQYGVPLETFVEKFTNLRFEPAGLTDDPDVRMAQSIMDYVFRRLALDYLDFEARDYMGIHSAEERTRELETGSYQTGSDSGDSDDEALEDELESYSQSVATSTKKAEKPETEDKAAAAIRPVEAQIHSSADLMDKFQGKSADAPMCMTCGTKMQRAGSCYVCEGCGSTSGCS
- a CDS encoding RraA family protein, whose protein sequence is MAEELDTWRERALAVGCASLVDAMMRTHGHRATLPALASPTPERALFGPVVTMQFLPTRDDLPAKDGAPVKDRGFGDVFAEAVHDAPPGTVLVISSGGYPDVSHAGGVKLSRAQRHQLAGVLADGQLRDFAELASMDFATWCRGEAVRWGGDSVMPAAANVTVEVAGVTIVPGDYVYVDSAGGVVIPAASLETVLTEAETIVRDDEGYQRKIESGDMT
- a CDS encoding CopG family transcriptional regulator, yielding MKRTTVKIPDALDARLRHEAERRGVTISELTREALETFLGTSGPRRELGAAAAGRSGRSDVSERIEQILAAEVPR
- a CDS encoding type II toxin-antitoxin system VapC family toxin; its protein translation is MVDAGPLYAYVDADDAHHAASLELLETHPGQLVVPSLVITEVAYLLSTRLGVEPEVRFLGDLAGGAFTVAPVAAADWLRIAELVSRYRDLPLGTVDASVVATAERLGVTEIATVDRRHFTVVRPRHAHSFTLLP
- the nrdR gene encoding transcriptional regulator NrdR, with the protein product MHCPFCRHTDSRVVDSRVQEDGTVIRRRRQCPECGRRFGTVESATLAVTKRSGATEPFSREKVLTGVRKACQGRPVSEDELQILGQQVEETIRAQGQAEIDAHEVGLAILAPLRCLDEVAYLRFASVYQAFDSLEDFEGAITLLRAEREATGSEPDTAASMP
- a CDS encoding transcriptional regulator, encoding MSDAPRFDEVIHARNRLHICALLAEVDSVDFATVQETLGVSDYVVSKHLKVLVDAAYVRTHKEKEHGRARTWLSLTDTGRAALHSHLAELRRITGVGD
- the dcm gene encoding DNA (cytosine-5-)-methyltransferase, giving the protein MHSAIDSLHTYSTNSPLVVERIRHLPVGGRMKDIPRHLWHDSYIRIGEKKTGGPNLRLLRLDPALPSNTITAYIFNKFAHPSEDRYITPREAARLQQFPDSHSFAGTITNVQLQIGNAVPVGLARAVAALVQQRLRRHAPRRELNAVSLFSGAGGMDLGFKDYFTIVSANEYVPTFAETLRNNFPTTDVINASITDISGRDLARRGHIDVLFGGPPCQPFSAAGKQRGVDDPRGMLVREYLRIAAELRPKYFVLENVPGLVSNAKGGALKFIKQEAASIGYATEHHVLHATDYGVPQLRRRLFVIGRQYPDEPPLGRPFPSHGTPGSQDGFLLRPCATVGSAFAGLSAAQPRIGSRGAGVA